The Desmodus rotundus isolate HL8 chromosome 13, HLdesRot8A.1, whole genome shotgun sequence sequence aatttttcaaatatttttttttacctccagGAAATAGTTACCTTATATCTGCTCTCACTATCCTTTGGGTTGTAAAGCAGTGTTCAAATGTTACTTTGGGTATATGCATCCCTCATTTCAGTGGGTTCGCCCCCTCTTCTACATAGTATGTGTTAAGTATGATCTAAGGATAAGGGAATTTTTGTTCCATTCTTTATCAAAACCACAACAATAATGGGTGAAACGGATTGAGCACTTTCCGTGTGCTGGGACAGTGCTAAGTGATTTCAGTAATTCCTTACAACAGTTTATATGAGGTAAGtgctattattacccccattttattgGTGAGAAAACCTAGTTTTAAAAAGGTTACAACACCTGTTTCAGGATTACAGATATGATCAAAGTAAAGGAACCTGGATTCGAAACTAGGCATCTTCAGTTCAGACTCTGTATTCTCAGCCATTACAAGCTATGATAGTGGATGTAGACCTCCTGCTACTTACTATAAAACAGAAAGGGTGACTTGATCAATGATTCAATCTCTTTAGACTtcggttttatttatttgtaaaataaagggaTTGGACTACACAGTTGTCTTTAGTGTCCCtcccagctctaaaattctaCATCTaagttgatcttttttttttaaagattttatttatttatttttagagagtggggaagggagggagaaagagaaacatccaggtatgagagatacatctatcagttgcctctcacatgcccccagctggggacctggcccacaacccaggcaagtgccctcactgggaatggaactggtgacctttcagttcacaggccagcacttaatccattgagccacaccagccagggctccagggtgACATTTTCATAGACACTACGTTTTTCCCcaaacttctttagttttttatttttgaagaggtGAATTGACCTTCTtatgtgatctttttaataaaataattttatatattgagtATCCTGTGTTAGTTACAGTGATACAAGATCAAGAAGATGTGAAAAATATGATAGCCTCTGTGACGTGCTGATCTAATCCAGCCCATGACGCTCCAGTGCAGCAGTTAGGAGGGGGGCTCCACGGCTGCACTGTCCAGTGTGGTGTTGGGAGACAGTTCTCTGTGTCTCACACTTCTGCACAGGAAGTGAGGAGTGTTACAGATAGGCTTGTTCCCACCCTGTCTTTTCAAGGACGTTTGAAGTATGAATGTCCTTGGAAGACAGAGATAGTGAATCCCTCCAGAGCAGGGAGTAGGTTTCGTGTCTTCCTCTGGAGTAGGTTTGCTCACAGCTTATAAAAAATAGGATTTCccacaaattggcagttacaaaataatcacgaggctgtaaagtacagcataggaaatacagtcaataacatcGTAATAACTGTGTTGTATCTGGAGACTATTAGACTTATTAGGGGGTCACTTCATAAATATCTAGCCagtatgctgtacatctgaaactaatatatgttGAATggcagctgtaattgaaaaaaaagaatgggatttTCCAAGTTTAGGGTTCCTCAGCTGTGATGAAAACCCACTGTGTGTGCCTCATCCACCTGGGCTTCATGTCACCTCCTTGGGACTTAGGGGCGAAGGGAACTGACGTGGAACATGAAGCTTCTGCTGCCTGCCGTGCTGGGAACAGTGAAGTTCTGTGTCTTGGCCCACAAGTCCCATGTCTTCAGCCTCCTTGGAACGTTGACACGGTAACTTGTCATCGTGCAAGGAGGGTGAAATCTCAGACCATTCCCAGTTCTTCACgaatggtagccactagccaaaTGTGGCTTTTTAAACTTCAATACATTTAAATGGTAAGTTTAGATTGTCACATTATTCACATTTCATGTTTAAGGTATTTGGATTCTAACCTAAAAACCAAGGACGTTACAGGGTTTTCAGCCATGGAGTGCCTTGTTGGCATTTGCCTTATAGAAGAAGGTCACACCGCCTACAGCAAAAAAAGGCATTTGAATCTAGAATTGTATTTTTTACCAATACTGATAGTATTTAAGAGGAGACTTTAACTTGtttacccacccacccacttactcattcatccatttacttATTTAGGTTTCTTAGGTTACTGGGATTTATtctattactgtattttaagCTTTCTGGGATGTTTTTGGcctccttgctttttctttcttttcattgtttttttaacctGGTGATTTTCAAGTTATAAAGCTTAATATTTAGTTAttaactttcaatttttttaaaaattatttgctgcTATATTTTGACTCCTGTTGTGAAAAAAAAGGACTTGCATTTATTTATCgaattttaggtttttttcaaaatgatctGGCAGTTTATTTCAGACAATTTAAACCCTTTTCAAAAACATTGAGCAGCCACACTTTCCTTCAggtattactgtattttgccgtgtatgatGCTCACCCATgtctttggcccaaactttcaagggaaaaaaatcttttgttttaatttttcaattcaattatttatttatttatatttagatacttattttttgtattataaaggaattttagcatttatttatgaacatattacggtacaagaaattttatgtaacaattacaaaacacaagaacaggtaCAAGGTATTTGAGGTACTAccacatataatgcacatccttatctttccctcaaaattttgggcaGAAAGTGCATGTTATACACAGCAAATACAATAGTTGGTGCCTCCTTATCTGCTATACAGTAATACTCCTTTGAGTTTATGTCTGTGTtccctcaaaattaaaaaagataaacttaACAGAAATATGCCACCTTATGTACTTACATATGCAgacattggtttttaaaatgtaaaataaaagtttccacttggttctttttttttttcactgtggaAAAAGTAACCCCTAAAGTAGATGAAGAATATATAAAGTGTaagatttttacttaaaatgttttacagaTATTAATGTAAATAATGAATCTCTAATTGGAAGAAAGCTGACCATCCATTCTGAGAAAAGCAATGGTGAGTATGAGTATATTCTGAAGAAATGTATGTTCCACATTaagatacatttaattttaaattcagtttatgTAGTGACACTTTACTCTGGAATTGAAATTGTTTACTTTTGATTAATGACCTATATGGgagctgacttttaaaaataattagaatagaTACATCaagccatgttttaaaaatagcaacagtATGTTGTTTGGTGTTTTTGGTTCAAAGCGTAGAAATTactttttagttttgaaaatcttttttttaatttgttaatattagGAAATTTATCCCCAAATGTGGgttgacttctttttttattcaaatgCCAGCAGAATAACCAGGAGTTAATTTGAGCCATTAACAGTTTATATCAGTGCTGGAAAGTATGGGAAACCACTTACAGGAAGGTAACATGTTATGCGAAACAATccttaaatgaaataattgagTTCGGCTGGAACATCATGGGGAGGTGTTTGATTGGGAAGCACATGGTAGCTTGTATGTAATATGCTTGTGTTGATTTATCCGTGCTTGTATTTTTTTATCTGCTTGTTTCCAGCTGCATGTCAGACATTGCTGTCTCTTCCTGTGgattttaatatagaaaatgtattaCGTaagcattgtatttatttaaacctTTCATAACTTAAAAGGTTATGTTTTAATGGCTTTTTGTAAATGGAAACAGTGCTTCTTTCTAAAGAAGTCGGGGAACTAGTTTgaaatttctctctcctttttttttaacttggcctAAATTAGCCTTTTTATCATAGTGAGCTTTTCTATAGACATAAACTATTTATTCAAACACCGTACTGGTGTtacttataataataatgaagcactcagaaaagaaggaataatttcagattttaaaCATCACATGCGTTGTTAAACTTTGCTCTATTGAAACCAATTCAAACATACAGTATATGGTGGTTTTGAAAAAATCATATAACTGAAGTCTAATTGCTCTTCAAAATGACTAGCTTTGCCTTTTGTTCTGTTAACATTAAATGTAGGTGACTATTTTAGAGCTGATGATTTTGCAGATCAATCTCCTGGAAACCTTAGTTCTTCATCCCTCAGAAGAAAGCTATTTTTAGATGGCAATGGAAGTATCTCTGACTCCTTACCTCCAGCTTCTCCCAGAAGTCTTGCCAGTAGTGCTCCAACATCACTTGAGGTTTTCTATTCAATAGACTTATCTCCTGTGCAGTGTAGGAGTCCTGTGCAGACACCAAGTTCGGTAAGAAGTGTATTAAAAAGTGACTGGTTAGTTTCTTATGGATATAATTGGACCTTGGTGCCCATATTACACTTGAGAAATAGTTGCCTTTTAGGGTTTATATTTCATAAGGATTATATTGGTTCACATTTTCGTTATTCAGGAATGATTTTGGTTAGACTGTACAATTTTGCATGTAGAAATATATGGGATAACCAAATTTATCATGTGTCTCAAGGGATTTCAGTGTAATTTGCTCACTGAATTATGTTAAGATTTTCAGTATGACACAACAGGATCGGCATTGATgaagtaatttaattaaaatttttcatggaCAGCTGCTTAGTATGAAATACAGTGTTTTGTTTAAACACAGTGCATTTATATCTTATATTGACCAACATACGCTGTTTCACAATTTTTGTAACAGTTTTCTAAGCTGTTCTTGTTACAAGATGACTTGACTTGGCATCTTTACTTTGGGGAGATCAAAGTTTATATGACCTactttataaatgtgttttgaagatgaaaataaagGTTGAGGAAGAGAactgtgtatttttatgtatttgtttttatcataGGGGCAGTTTTCTTCTAGCCCTATTCAGGGTAGTGCAAAAAAATACAGTTTGGGAAGTATAACCAATCCTTCACCTATTTCTTCACCTACTTTCTCACCAATTGCGTTTCAAATAGGAAAAGCACCTCTCTCAGGTATGTCTCCTAACATAATacctaatttaaatttttttatcaatTTTTGTTATTATAGGGGCTCTTTTTAGCTTGTtctaaccttttaaaatttagaaacatttttttttaccaaaaaaaatttaCCTGTAAAAACAGATTCTTGGCAAAGTTGTACTCTAGTGTTAAATACAGGTAATTTGATTAGCAGTATTTATATCAATCATTCTCATAAAGGGAATCAAAGAAAGGTGGCAATTTTAGAGATAAGTTGGCTTGGGGTATGCTTTGGTTTTGCTTCTGAACTGTAGGTTCACACGTTGGTAATCAGATTTCATATTTTGTGAACATGCATTTGTTTGAGTAGGGTTTCTAAAGCAAATATAGCATGGGGAAATTTACATATTTCACTTTGCAATATATCAGTTTCTCAAAACCTATTTATagtaaagaaaagcagaaaactgaaaatggtattttttgttagtctttctgtgtgtgtgtgtctgtacatatacacacagggttacatacacacacatacagacacagtTCTCTATCCTACTTTCTTTACAAAGCATTTTATTATGAGTATTTTTCATAGGTCATTCAAGTTGTTTATTATTGTCCATAACCATGAATTTGAATCAGTATGTAATATTCCATTTCATGGATGTATTACTTGTTTTCAACTGTTGGTTAACATTcaaattgtttctaattttttagaaTCACGTAACTAATGATTATCCTTATATATACATTGTGTTATCTGTATTTATACTCTTGGTTAAATTGTCAGAAATGGAATCATTTGGCCAAAAGGGgtgaatatttttaaggtttgatgaattttgtcaaatttgCTTCATGAAAGGTTGCACCAATTGAAATTTTCATCAATGGTGTACAAGAAAGTCAGTTTCTCCCCATCCAGAAACACTGGTATTATCATTGTTTTTGAAGTTTGTTACTTTGGTGCATTACAAAAAGGTCTCttactgctttaatttttctatctttgaTTATTATGACAATGAATTCTTTCTGAAGATGGCTATTTATTTTGGGATGGGGATTATTACTAAGGTGAAATTTCCCAGTGAATGTTTTTGGACCTCATTTGACAACAAGTGGCTGGAAgcacagaaaaccaaactgtggATAAGAAGGGCAACTGCATCTCATATATCTACAGCTGCTAATGTGTAGCtgtcccctgatatttccagtatctTCTTTGCGTATGAACAGTGTTGTTATAATAGCAGTATGCTTGTGAGGAAATAATTCTCAGGgagtattttgtttaatttaaaaaggtaaagtgCCACAGGAATTATTTTGGGAGAACCTCGTCTTACTTACTGAGACACATTCGTTTGGTTACTGGACTTTTTTTTCACTACAgtttatgttcaatattattacgtattagtttcaggtatacagcatagtggttggacagtCATATACTtgacaaagtgttccccccaatatttccagtacccacctggcaccatacgtagtaATTTATTCCCCATGCTGTgatttacatccctgtgactgttttgttgCTACCAATCtgcacttctcaatcccttcacctttttcacctagtcccccaacccctctccactctggcaaccatcactctgttctctgtatctgtgagacTGTTTCCGTCCTGTTTTTTCATTCAAATTGTTCTttacattccacatgtaagtgagatgatatggtatttgtctttctctgactggtttattttacttagcataacaccctctaggttcacccatgctgtcacaaatgataagatttcattctttttatggccaggtaatattccactgtacatatgtaccacagctttttttattcactcatctgttGCTTGGCACTTGGGTTACTTCCATGTCTTGGCGGTTTgtttataacaaaacaaaaagacaacctactgaatgggagaagatacttgccaatgatacatccaatattggggttaaaatttaaaatttataaagagctcatataactcaataccaaaaaGATGATGTTTttatccaattaaaacatgggcagaggacctgaatagacacacttctccaaagaggacatacagatggtcagtagacatgaaaatatgctcaatgtcactaaacAGCATAGAAATGAATACTagaaccacaataaaatatcaccgtacacctgtcagaatggctgtcatcagtaaatcaacagatagcaagtgttgatgaggatgtggagaaaaggggatcctcatgcactgttggtgggaatgcagcttggtgcagccactatggaaaacactatgaagtttcctcaaaaaattaaaaatggaactgcctatgacccagcaattccacttctgggaatatccgaagaaacccaaaacactatttgaaagaatatatgcacccccatgttcattgcagctttatttacaatagccaagatatggaaccaGCCCATTTGCTACTGTTTTTAACAACAACATTTCACTTCAGTAAACAACACAACTGCTAATagtaatctatttttttctgccaTGAAACATGATTACCATTTAGGaatggcttttccatttttatgattttaccATTTAATTTTTCCCTCCCAATCTTTTAGAACAAAGGAAGATTACTTTTCATTCTCCTGATGCATCATCTGGAATAAATGCTAATGGAATTAGTAATCCATGTATCAGAAGTCCTTATATAGATGGCTGCTCACCTATTAAAAATTGGTCTCCTATGAGACTTGAGATGTATAGAGATGGTACTCAGTATCAGACCTCACTGATTCGAATACCTTTTACCCTTGAGACTCACAgtgaagatgaagaaaacaaagcGAATACTCCTTCCACAGACACCTCATCAGCCGCCATGGACACTGCTGGAGGCCACCTGCAGCAGGTGGATAGTGCTACTTCTCCACATGGCACACGTTTAGTAGTGACCTCCCTGTCTGTCACACAGACTCAGTCCAGTGCTTCTGCAGAGGTCCTAGCACTGCTGCAGGATGTTGAGAGTGAGAAGGAGAACAACACTGTGGACATGGTTGATCCTGTAGAGACAGCAGATGAGAACACTTGGATTAAGGAGCCGGTGGATAATGGAAGTTTGCCCATGGCTGATTCTGTGAGTGGGATCGCCTTCAGTATTGAAAACTCTCATATGTGTATGTCACCTCTTGCCGAAAGCAGTGTCATTCCGTGTGAAAGCAGTAACACTCAGGTACGTGTTAATATTCTGTAGTCCTCTACTTGCTCTCTCGGTGTTCGCTAGCCTTTCTCTTCTAAGATTATggtaagaaagaaaatgcattaaaTGTGAGGACCTTGgcattatataaattttttaaaaaataccaacacTGGGTTGATATCAAGAGGGTTATTTTCTTGTGATTTGGACTCGTGATGCATGTTTAATATTCATATTAACTGATATTTGTTTGGAGTAGGAAAAGATgagagcataaaaaagaccaaGCAGCTCAGCTCCGTTTTTGCAGACTTCAGAGTCAGACAGCTTCTCATGATTCATCTCTCTTTCATGTGGAGCTAGTGCCAAAGGAATTCGGTTTCCTGTATAGCATTTGTATTCTGAAAATACAGTCGTTTggggttttcctttttatttaggGAGAAAAACAACTGAGCTTAGAGCActtctgtgagggttttttttttttgcttttctgttttaaaatgtgtctcCGTAACCAACATTTCCAATTTTGCAATGTCTGTCAGTGGGAAAGCGTGATTCATTTGACAGATGGACCTCCTAGCCAGCACTTACTTTCAGAAAGACATTGGTTCCATTAAGTGCCATATTCTTTGAGCTGAGAATtttgaaagaactttaaaatagtCAGAACAGCAGTTCTTACCTGCCATTTTGCAGTAACAATAACGTTTAGGTACTTCTTACTATATGCCTGCTGTAGTTCTGAACACTTTGCATGTGTCAGTTTGTCTAATCTGCCCAACAGTCCTGTGAAATAGGTGTTCTATTATTAACACCCTCTTActgatgagcaaactgagggccagagaggttaagtaaattgccTCTTCGGCTAGTGAGTAGTAGAGCCAAGACTTGGATTCTGGCCGTCTGGCTGTAGTGTCCATGCTCTTCAGTCCAAGTCTGTACTGACTTCATGACATGCCTAACACTCACCCTGTGCTCCAGTGTGCCGGCA is a genomic window containing:
- the BORA gene encoding protein aurora borealis isoform X2, whose translation is MGDVKEPKMQITPETPGRIPVLNPFESPGDYSNLHEQTVSSPVFKSTKLPTPGKFRWSIDQLAVINPVEIDPEDIHRQALYLSRSRIDKDVEDKRQKAIEEFFTKDVIVPSPWTDHEGKQLSEYHSSKYINVNNESLIGRKLTIHSEKSNAACQTLLSLPVDFNIENVLHQSPGNLSSSSLRRKLFLDGNGSISDSLPPASPRSLASSAPTSLEVFYSIDLSPVQCRSPVQTPSSGQFSSSPIQGSAKKYSLGSITNPSPISSPTFSPIAFQIGKAPLSEQRKITFHSPDASSGINANGISNPCIRSPYIDGCSPIKNWSPMRLEMYRDGTQYQTSLIRIPFTLETHSEDEENKANTPSTDTSSAAMDTAGGHLQQVDSATSPHGTRLVVTSLSVTQTQSSASAEVLALLQDVESEKENNTVDMVDPVETADENTWIKEPVDNGSLPMADSVSGIAFSIENSHMCMSPLAESSVIPCESSNTQMDSGYHTQTCGSNIMDTVGAESYCKESDAQALEVETKPQVFNTKLNHTTQRCWMKTANTRCSSPQNSSLGTKDYC
- the BORA gene encoding protein aurora borealis isoform X1; the encoded protein is MGDVKEPKMQITPETPGRIPVLNPFESPGDYSNLHEQTVSSPVFKSTKLPTPGKFRWSIDQLAVINPVEIDPEDIHRQALYLSRSRIDKDVEDKRQKAIEEFFTKDVIVPSPWTDHEGKQLSEYHSSKYINVNNESLIGRKLTIHSEKSNAACQTLLSLPVDFNIENVLRDYFRADDFADQSPGNLSSSSLRRKLFLDGNGSISDSLPPASPRSLASSAPTSLEVFYSIDLSPVQCRSPVQTPSSGQFSSSPIQGSAKKYSLGSITNPSPISSPTFSPIAFQIGKAPLSEQRKITFHSPDASSGINANGISNPCIRSPYIDGCSPIKNWSPMRLEMYRDGTQYQTSLIRIPFTLETHSEDEENKANTPSTDTSSAAMDTAGGHLQQVDSATSPHGTRLVVTSLSVTQTQSSASAEVLALLQDVESEKENNTVDMVDPVETADENTWIKEPVDNGSLPMADSVSGIAFSIENSHMCMSPLAESSVIPCESSNTQMDSGYHTQTCGSNIMDTVGAESYCKESDAQALEVETKPQVFNTKLNHTTQRCWMKTANTRCSSPQNSSLGTKDYC